The following proteins come from a genomic window of Ilumatobacter coccineus YM16-304:
- a CDS encoding ArsA family ATPase — translation MVAGKGGVGKTTVTAVLARATAMSGARVLVVELDGKPTLDELLPSRPDQQIEIVHLSAPEALEEYLYDHGFKRIAKRLNKTGVIDMVGTAAPGIDDIVVLGKIKQFERSGEYDLIVVDGPAAGHAVTFLTSASALSDAARGGPVKSQADDVLELLGDPDRCGAVLVTLPETTPVNETVETAFSLEEVVGIGIAPVVVNSVDAGTPLPDEIPADVDDALRAAAEFRRSRREMEAEALADLAERLPLGQIHIAAVPVAGLTADHIDALATALHDGEVI, via the coding sequence GTGGTCGCGGGGAAGGGCGGAGTTGGAAAGACCACGGTAACGGCCGTTCTCGCCCGTGCGACAGCCATGTCGGGGGCTCGCGTGCTCGTCGTCGAACTCGATGGCAAACCCACGCTCGACGAGTTGCTTCCGAGCCGTCCCGACCAGCAGATCGAGATCGTGCATCTCTCGGCCCCCGAGGCGCTCGAGGAGTATCTGTACGACCACGGCTTCAAGCGGATCGCGAAACGCCTGAACAAGACGGGTGTGATCGACATGGTCGGCACCGCTGCTCCCGGCATCGACGACATCGTGGTGCTCGGCAAGATCAAGCAGTTCGAACGATCGGGTGAGTACGACCTGATCGTGGTCGACGGACCCGCCGCCGGGCACGCGGTGACGTTTCTCACATCGGCCTCGGCACTCTCCGACGCCGCCCGCGGCGGCCCGGTCAAGAGCCAGGCCGACGACGTGCTCGAACTGCTCGGCGACCCCGACCGTTGCGGGGCCGTGTTGGTGACGCTGCCCGAGACGACGCCGGTCAACGAAACGGTCGAAACGGCGTTCTCGCTGGAAGAGGTGGTGGGCATCGGGATCGCCCCGGTCGTGGTCAATTCGGTCGATGCGGGTACGCCGCTTCCCGACGAGATCCCTGCCGATGTCGACGACGCGCTGCGCGCCGCTGCTGAGTTCCGCAGGTCCCGCCGCGAGATGGAAGCCGAGGCGCTCGCCGACCTCGCGGAGCGGCTCCCGCTCGGCCAGATCCACATCGCCGCAGTCCCGGTCGCCGGCCTGACCGCCGACCACATCGATGCGCTCGCCACGGCGCTGCACGACGGCGAGGTGATCTGA
- a CDS encoding NfeD family protein has translation MLASLAALSLFGSPAGAQSDDTEPDLSVDVLQVSGLFDDILVDSVNDAIERADDDGAQALILQINSRGTVVSDDVIEQLLVDVAEAPVPVAIWVGPNGARLYGTAAQLLTVVDASGMAPGARVGYAGVPLTPTGASGPIDAGFDGAAQDALRNGSLGLSEARALDIFTEINDEGVPTITSMVQVLDGRELDGNVVETTEFVVLENGQGRNDTTATVRFAKLDLVQQLFHTVASPPVAYLFLLTGLALLIFEFYTAGVGLAGVIGAVCVVLACTGLAVLPTRTWALVVLIGAMVAFAIDVQVGIPRFWTGVGIVGTIISSLFLFESLPGNSLRPSWIALLTGIGGITLTFIVGMPNMVRTRFATPTIGREWMIGEEGKVITDVDPDGVVEVGEGRWRARTNRATPVVAGDVVRVAAIDGVTLEVEPLEGAAKDYREMRKKDDAESAPAES, from the coding sequence GTGCTCGCATCCTTGGCCGCCCTGTCATTGTTCGGCTCGCCTGCGGGTGCTCAGTCCGACGACACCGAACCCGATCTGTCGGTCGACGTGTTGCAGGTGAGTGGTCTGTTCGACGACATCCTCGTCGACTCGGTCAACGACGCGATCGAGCGGGCCGACGACGACGGCGCGCAGGCGCTCATCCTCCAGATCAACTCGCGCGGCACCGTGGTGAGCGACGACGTGATCGAACAGTTGCTCGTCGACGTCGCCGAGGCTCCGGTCCCGGTCGCCATCTGGGTCGGCCCGAACGGCGCTCGCCTGTACGGCACCGCCGCGCAACTGCTCACCGTGGTCGACGCCAGCGGCATGGCACCGGGCGCTCGCGTCGGCTACGCCGGGGTGCCGCTCACCCCGACCGGCGCATCCGGCCCGATCGACGCCGGATTCGACGGCGCGGCGCAAGACGCACTGCGCAACGGGTCGCTCGGACTGTCGGAAGCTCGCGCGCTCGACATCTTCACCGAGATCAACGACGAAGGCGTCCCGACCATCACCAGCATGGTCCAGGTGCTCGACGGCCGTGAGCTCGACGGCAACGTGGTCGAGACGACCGAGTTCGTCGTGCTCGAGAACGGTCAAGGCCGCAACGACACCACCGCCACCGTGCGCTTCGCCAAGCTCGACCTGGTGCAGCAGCTGTTCCACACCGTGGCCAGCCCGCCGGTTGCGTACCTGTTCCTGCTCACCGGTCTCGCGTTGTTGATCTTCGAGTTCTACACCGCCGGCGTCGGCCTGGCCGGCGTGATCGGTGCGGTGTGCGTGGTGCTGGCCTGCACCGGGCTCGCCGTGCTCCCCACGCGCACGTGGGCACTGGTCGTGCTCATCGGCGCCATGGTCGCGTTCGCGATCGACGTCCAGGTGGGCATACCGAGGTTCTGGACCGGTGTCGGCATCGTCGGCACCATCATCTCGAGCCTGTTCCTGTTCGAGAGTCTGCCCGGCAACTCGCTACGCCCATCGTGGATCGCGCTCCTCACGGGCATCGGCGGCATCACGCTGACGTTCATCGTCGGCATGCCCAACATGGTTCGCACGCGCTTCGCCACTCCCACGATCGGTCGTGAATGGATGATCGGTGAAGAGGGCAAGGTCATCACCGACGTCGATCCCGACGGTGTCGTCGAGGTCGGCGAGGGGCGCTGGCGTGCGCGCACCAACCGTGCCACGCCGGTCGTCGCCGGAGACGTCGTGCGCGTCGCGGCGATCGACGGCGTCACCCTCGAAGTCGAGCCACTCGAAGGCGCCGCCAAGGACTACCGCGAAATGCGCAAGAAGGACGACGCCGAATCGGCGCCCGCCGAGTCCTGA
- a CDS encoding WhiB family transcriptional regulator — MTSLARPDRSGWQSSAACQGQMGVAFYPPVSSERRKSRSSREAQAKRVCASCPVSSDCLDHAIAVGERYGIWGGLTSAERKHLHN; from the coding sequence ATGACCAGTTTGGCGAGACCTGATCGAAGCGGATGGCAGTCGAGTGCTGCCTGCCAAGGTCAGATGGGCGTTGCCTTCTACCCACCCGTGAGCTCCGAGCGCCGCAAGAGCCGCTCGTCACGAGAAGCCCAGGCCAAGCGCGTTTGTGCCAGCTGCCCCGTCAGCTCCGACTGCCTCGACCATGCGATCGCTGTCGGCGAGCGGTACGGCATCTGGGGCGGCCTCACCTCCGCCGAACGCAAGCACCTGCACAACTGA